GCGCGAGGCCGGGCGGGAGTCGCGGGACGAGGCATCCGTCTGATCGCACGCGCCCGACCCGACGCATGCGTGCCGGGTTCTAGGCGGCGTCCAGTCCCACGAGCTTGCGCACGCGGGCCACGTGACCCGTGGCGCGGACGTTGTACAGCGCCTGCTCGATGCGACCCTCGGGATCGATGACGAACGTCGAGCGGATGACGCCCATGAACGTCTTGCCGTAGTTCACCTTCTCGCCCCACACCCCGTACGCGTCGTGCACGGCGTGGTCGGGATCGCTCAGCAGGTCGTAGGTGAGTCCGTCGCGCTCGCGGAAGCGCTGCAGCTTCTCGGGCTCGTCGCGGGAGATGCCCAGCACCGTGTAGCCGGCGGCCTGGAGCGGCGCGAGACTGTCGCGGAAGTCGCACGCCTCTTTCGTGCAGCCCGGCGTCATCGCCTCCGGATAGAAGAAGAGGATGACCCGGCCACCACGCAGGGCCGACAGCGAGACGGTGCGGCCGTCCTGGTCGACGAGGGTGAAGTCGGGTGCGGGGGAGCCGGTCTCGAGGCGCGTGGTCACCCCACCAGCCTAGGCTCCGTCGCGACCGGCGGTGTCGCGCGAGCCGCTGGCGGCGTCGCGCTTGGCGAACGTCTCGAGCAGGCGCTGGAGCGAGTCCAGACGGGCCGCGCCGCCCGGCCCGAGGCGCCCCTCCGCGACGGCTTCGACGATCGCGCAGTCGGGAGCATCCGGCAGGTGCGTGCAGCCCCGCGGGCACTCCTCGGCGATCTCGGCGAGGTCGGTGAACGCGCGCAGGATGTTCGCCGTATCCACGTGCCCGAGCCCGAACGACCGCACCCCGGGGGTGTCGATCACCCAGCCGTTGCCGTCGGTGCCGACGTAGCGCAGCGACACCGTCGAACTCGACGTGTGGCGGCCGCGGCCGGTGACCACGTTGACGTGGCCCGTCGCGCGCCGGGCTTCGGGTACGAGGGCGTTGACGAGGGTCGACTTGCCGACGCCGGAATGGCCGACGAACACCGTCGAGTGCCCCACCAGCGACGCGCCGATCCGTTCGAGCGGCATCTCGTCCTGCCCGCTCGTGAACACCTCGAGATCGAGGCCCTCGAAGTGCGCGAGGAACGCCGTCGGGTCGGCGAGGTCGGTCTTCGTCACGACGAGGAGAGGCCGGATGCCGGCATCCAGCGCCGCCACGAGGTAGCGGTCGACGAGCCGGGCGCGGGGCTCGGGGTCGGCGGCGGCCACGACGACGAGCATCTGGTCGGCGTTCGCGACGATGACCCGCTCGACCTGATCGGTGTCGTCGGCGCTGCGCCGCAGGAGCGAGGTGCGCTCCTCGATCCCGATGATCCGTGACAGGGTGCCTTCGTCGCCGGAGGTGTCGCCGACGACACGGGCGCGGTCGCCGGTGACGATCGCCGTCTTGCGCAGCTCGCGCGCTCGGACCGCCAGGATCGTGCGCTCGTCGTCGAGATCCTCGTCCACGAGCACCGTGTAGCGGCCCCGGTCCACGCCCAGCACGCGGGCGATCTGAGCGTCGGCGTGCGCGGGCCGGCGTTTCGTGCGGGGGCGGTTCGCCTTCGGGTTGGGGCGGACGCGCACGTCCGCCTCGTCGAACTCGGGTTCGTCGTCCTCGTCGAGATCGTCGAGCCAGCTCACGATGCCCGCATCGTCTCCGTCGCGTGGGCGGCGGGGTCGCCGCCGTCCTCGAGCATCGCCTGCCACAGCTCGGGGAATTGGGGCATCGTCTTCGCGGTCGTGCCGATGTCGTCGATCTCGACCCCCGGGACGGCGAGCCCGATGAGGGCACCGGTCGTGGCCATGCGGTGGTCGTGGTGGGCGCGCCAGGTGCCCCCGTGGAGCGGGCGGGGCACGATGCGGATGCCGTCGGGCAGCTCGTCCGCCTCGCCGCCGAGGCTGCGCAGTTCGCCGACGAGCGCCGCGATGCGGTCGGTCTCGTGCCCGCGGATGTGGCCGATGCCGTGCAGCGTCGACGGGGCGTCGGCGAACGCGGCCAACGCGAAGATCGTCGGGGTCAGCTCGCCTGCCGCGGACAGGTCGAGGTCGATTCCCTGGATGCCGCTGCCCGCCGTGACGGTGAGCGCGCCGCCACGCCGCTGAACGCGGGCGCCCATGAGCGCGAGGATCTCGGTGAGCATCGCGCCGGGCTGCGTGGAGTGGGCGGGCCAGCCGGTGACCGACACGGAGCCGCCGACGAGCATCGCGGCGGCGAGGAACGGCGCGGCGTTGGACAGGTCGGGCTCGATCGCGACGTCCTTGCCGCGCACGGCGCCGGCCGGCACGATCCACTCGCCCTGGGCGGGACGTTCGACGTGGACGCCGCGGTGGGCGAGCGCCTCGACCGTCATGTCGATGTGAGGGATGCTCGGCAGTCGCTCGCCGGCGTGGTGCAGGTGCAGGCCGACGTCGAAGCGGGGAGCGGCCAGCAGCAGGCCCGACACGAACTGGCTCGAGGCGCTCGCGTCGATCGTGACCTCGCCACCGCGCGTGTGCCCGTGTCCGCGGATGATGAAGGGCAGTGCCCAGTGCCCCCCGTCGTCGATGTCGACGCCCACGTCGCGCAGCGCGGTGATCATCGCGCCCATCGGGCGGTGGAGCGCGCTCTCGTGGGCGGTCAGCGTGACGTCGCCCCTCGCGAATCCGCCGAGTCCCGCCACGAACCGCATCACGGTTCCGGCCTGACCGCAGTCGACGACGCTGTCGCCGCGGAGCGGCCACACGGGGGTGACGATGATGTCGTCGCCGAAGCGACCGGCGCCCGGCTCGAGCTCGATGCCCACGCCCAGAGAGCGCAGCGCCTCGACCATGCGAGCGGAATCGTCGGAGTGAAGGGGCGAGATGAGCCGGCTCGGCGCGTCGGCCAGCGCGGCGAGGATCAGCTCGCGGTTGGTCAGCGACTTCGAGCCCGGGACGGTCACGGTGGCGTGGAGCGGGCCGTCGGCGACGGGAGCGCGCCAGGGTCCGCGCCCGTCCGGCGCGCTGCTCGGGGAATAGCCGCTGCCTGTCATCGGGTTCTACCCTACTGAACCCCGCACCCACGGGCCGGGATCGATGACAGAAGTGGAGCCGGATGATCGCCACCCTCGATCGCCTCGATATCGAGGCGACGCCATGGGACCTCTCGGGCAGCCGGGAGGCGCCCGCCGTAGACTTGCGCGTGATGAGCGACCCGATCGACCAGGTGCCGGACGCACGCGCGCAGTTCGAAGAGCAGGCGCTGCCCTTCATGGACCAGCTGTATGCCGCGGCCATGCGCATGACACGCAACCCCGCCGACGCGGCCGACCTCGTGCAGGAGACCTTCGTGAAGGCCTTCGCCTCGTGGAAGACGTTCACGCAGGGGACGAACCTCAAGGCGTGGCTCTACCGCATCCTGACGAACACCTACATCAACATCTACCGCAAGAAGCAGCGGGAGCCGTACCAGGGCACCATCGACGAGCTCGAGGATTGGCAGCTCGGCGGCGCCGAGTCGACGACCGCGACCAGCGCGCGGTCGGCCGAGGCCGAGGCGATCGACCATATGCCCGCGTCGGTCGTCAAGGACGCGCTGCAGTCCATTCCGGAGGACTTCCGGTTGGCGGTGTACCTCGCCGACGTCGAGGGCTTCGCCTACCAGGAGATCGCCGACATCATGAAAACCCCGATCGGCACGGTCATGAGCCGTCTGCACCGTGGCAGGCGCATGCTTCGTGAACTGCTGGCCGACTACGCGAAAGAGCGCGGCATCGCCACCGCCGCCACGAGGAGCACGACATGACCGACTGCGGCTGTGAGAAGGCCCGGCGCGACCTGGAGGAGTACCTCCGCAACGAAGTGTGCAAGACCCAGCACACCGATATCGCCGAGCATCTGGAGCACTGCGACGGATGCCGCGACGAGGCGCTGGTCTCGCGCACCCTGACCGAAGTGGTCGCACGCGCGTGCAAGGAGACCGCCCCTGAAGAGCTGCGTGACCAGGTGCTCGCCAAGCTCCGCGCGGTCCAGGCCACGCACTGACCCCGGACCCCCGGGGCGGTCAGTCGAGTCCGAGCGCAGGCGCGGAGCGCACGATGTCGCGCCGACTTGCCATCCCGAGCTTGGCGAGTACCGCCGAGACGTGGTGATCGGCGGTCTTCGGTGAGATGTAGAGCTCGGCAGCCAGCTCTGCGTTCGTGAGCCCGCGCGCGACGAGGCGGGCGACATCGAGTTGCCGATTGGTGAGGCCCGACGGGTTCGCGGCTGTTCCGGCGCGGGGTCGAGACGGCAGTGAACGGATGCCGCGGGCGGTGAGGTTCGCGCGGGCGCGTGCCGCGGTCGCCGGGACGTCGAGCGCGTCCAGTGCCGCCAGTCCGGCCGCCGCGGTCGCCTCGTCCGAGGAGTGCAGTGCCGCGAGCGCGGCATCGTACGGGACGCCGAGATCGCGCCATCCTTTCGCCGACTTCGCGTGCTGCCCGTCGAGCTCGAGCCGATAGGGCTCGGGCAGGTCCGGGGAACCGATCCCGTTCCGGCCGAGGCGCGCGAGCCAGACCCGCAGGTCGCCCGCAGCCCACTGGGTTCCGGGAATCTTCCATGCCATGGCGAGCTCGCGTTCGGCGTCATCGAGGCGGGCGTCCGGCCGGCCGCGATGCCACGCGAGCTCGGCCGTTGCACTGCGCACCGCAAGCGAGACCAGCGCCTCATCCAGCTCGATCGACAGCGCCCACGCTGCGGCGAGGTGTGCGTCGACCTCGTCGGCGCCACCGCGCCGCATGCCGAGCTGCGCCGAAACGATGTGGGGCCACGCCGCCGCGAGCGGCGCCCCGCGGTCGTCGAGTACAGCCGCCGCGTCCTCTGCTGATGCCGCCCACCGGCCGCGGAGGAGATGGAGCCGAGACCGCATGCCGGTCTGCCATTGCCGGCATACCGGGATGTCGCGGTCGATCGTGAGCGGGATCGACTCGGCCAGCACCGCCTCGGCGTCGCTCAGCCGGCGGTGCTCGATATCGAGCGCCGAAAGGTTCGAATAGGCGGTGGTGCCTATCTCGTCGAGCGAGCGCCGGAGAGCGGAGTTCGCGTGCCGCACGAGCTCTTCCCGGGCCGCCGTGCGCCCATCGACGAGGTCGGACGCCGCTTCGGTGATCGATAGGCGCAGGGAGGCGGCATCCGTCGTGGGCGCAGCGCGCTGGGCGGCCGCGATGCCGCGCGCCGTCTCGAGATCGTGTCGCCGGTAGGCGAGGTAGGCGCGGGTCGCCTGGGCGGACGCCTGCGCATCGGGCCCCGCGCCGCTCGAGGCCGCTGCATCGGCGTGACGCTCGGCTTCGCGGCGCCGGGCCGAGTAGTACTCCACGACCGCGCGACGATCATGGGCCGTGCTGATGCCGTCGCCGTCGTTGAGGTGCTCGCGGATCCGTAGAGCGGCGTCGATGGACGAG
This window of the Microbacterium sp. SSM24 genome carries:
- a CDS encoding sigma-70 family RNA polymerase sigma factor translates to MIATLDRLDIEATPWDLSGSREAPAVDLRVMSDPIDQVPDARAQFEEQALPFMDQLYAAAMRMTRNPADAADLVQETFVKAFASWKTFTQGTNLKAWLYRILTNTYINIYRKKQREPYQGTIDELEDWQLGGAESTTATSARSAEAEAIDHMPASVVKDALQSIPEDFRLAVYLADVEGFAYQEIADIMKTPIGTVMSRLHRGRRMLRELLADYAKERGIATAATRSTT
- a CDS encoding alpha-ketoglutarate decarboxylase, whose protein sequence is MTDCGCEKARRDLEEYLRNEVCKTQHTDIAEHLEHCDGCRDEALVSRTLTEVVARACKETAPEELRDQVLAKLRAVQATH
- the rsgA gene encoding ribosome small subunit-dependent GTPase A, giving the protein MSWLDDLDEDDEPEFDEADVRVRPNPKANRPRTKRRPAHADAQIARVLGVDRGRYTVLVDEDLDDERTILAVRARELRKTAIVTGDRARVVGDTSGDEGTLSRIIGIEERTSLLRRSADDTDQVERVIVANADQMLVVVAAADPEPRARLVDRYLVAALDAGIRPLLVVTKTDLADPTAFLAHFEGLDLEVFTSGQDEMPLERIGASLVGHSTVFVGHSGVGKSTLVNALVPEARRATGHVNVVTGRGRHTSSSTVSLRYVGTDGNGWVIDTPGVRSFGLGHVDTANILRAFTDLAEIAEECPRGCTHLPDAPDCAIVEAVAEGRLGPGGAARLDSLQRLLETFAKRDAASGSRDTAGRDGA
- a CDS encoding ATP-binding protein, with product MGLFERASQLDELAEAVRRIRATDGSWSGAVVTVAGDAGAGKTSLIGAALADLPAGMRVLRAGCDPLTTPRPLGPIRDVQQMLGDTTAAESLLGVEARFTADVAAVPTVLVIDDAQWIDAASVEVLRFLLRRIESLPVALVIAHREVPLGHDLLALLGDSARMDSAVRLSLPPLSADAVRQVLGEHKADPERVLALTGGNPFFVAEIARHRGEGLPRTVRDAVISSTTGLTSDELEALQLIATAPDAFDDRLLPYMDIDVPTLRRLEATGLLVRSRGGIAFRHELARLAIVESSGLGAAPLLHRRVLDAWERVGTADDAVLTHHAAAAGDPERTLRYAALAAEDATRTGSHTEAVAFLTLALAQLDSDTAERAGLLEQLSTEQYMVSRLQASLSSIDAALRIREHLNDGDGISTAHDRRAVVEYYSARRREAERHADAAASSGAGPDAQASAQATRAYLAYRRHDLETARGIAAAQRAAPTTDAASLRLSITEAASDLVDGRTAAREELVRHANSALRRSLDEIGTTAYSNLSALDIEHRRLSDAEAVLAESIPLTIDRDIPVCRQWQTGMRSRLHLLRGRWAASAEDAAAVLDDRGAPLAAAWPHIVSAQLGMRRGGADEVDAHLAAAWALSIELDEALVSLAVRSATAELAWHRGRPDARLDDAERELAMAWKIPGTQWAAGDLRVWLARLGRNGIGSPDLPEPYRLELDGQHAKSAKGWRDLGVPYDAALAALHSSDEATAAAGLAALDALDVPATAARARANLTARGIRSLPSRPRAGTAANPSGLTNRQLDVARLVARGLTNAELAAELYISPKTADHHVSAVLAKLGMASRRDIVRSAPALGLD
- the aroA gene encoding 3-phosphoshikimate 1-carboxyvinyltransferase, with translation MTGSGYSPSSAPDGRGPWRAPVADGPLHATVTVPGSKSLTNRELILAALADAPSRLISPLHSDDSARMVEALRSLGVGIELEPGAGRFGDDIIVTPVWPLRGDSVVDCGQAGTVMRFVAGLGGFARGDVTLTAHESALHRPMGAMITALRDVGVDIDDGGHWALPFIIRGHGHTRGGEVTIDASASSQFVSGLLLAAPRFDVGLHLHHAGERLPSIPHIDMTVEALAHRGVHVERPAQGEWIVPAGAVRGKDVAIEPDLSNAAPFLAAAMLVGGSVSVTGWPAHSTQPGAMLTEILALMGARVQRRGGALTVTAGSGIQGIDLDLSAAGELTPTIFALAAFADAPSTLHGIGHIRGHETDRIAALVGELRSLGGEADELPDGIRIVPRPLHGGTWRAHHDHRMATTGALIGLAVPGVEIDDIGTTAKTMPQFPELWQAMLEDGGDPAAHATETMRAS
- the bcp gene encoding thioredoxin-dependent thiol peroxidase; translated protein: MTTRLETGSPAPDFTLVDQDGRTVSLSALRGGRVILFFYPEAMTPGCTKEACDFRDSLAPLQAAGYTVLGISRDEPEKLQRFRERDGLTYDLLSDPDHAVHDAYGVWGEKVNYGKTFMGVIRSTFVIDPEGRIEQALYNVRATGHVARVRKLVGLDAA